A single genomic interval of Peribacillus sp. FSL H8-0477 harbors:
- a CDS encoding tagaturonate reductase → MEKLSRKIGKDYPVYPEKVLQFGEGNFLRAFVDWQLYVLNKETNFNGSVVVVQPKGTNKIVGLNEQEGLFTLYLQGMKENKAVNEHMIVDTISRGIDLFTDYHQYIELAHSEELRFVISNTTEAGIYFEPKDRLEDRPQISFPGKLTAFLYHRFQAFNGDQQKGCIVIPCELIEENGIKLREIVLQYAELWNLGEEFVSWIMQNNTFCNSLVDRIVPGFPKDNIDEITEELGYQDDLVVVGEQYHQWVIEGPQWIKDEFPIDQVALNTFIVDDLTPYRTQKVRILNGAHTAMTPIGYLAGLETVAEAVEDEEVGRYIHELIYEEIVPTLNSDVKVFANDVINRFRNPYFKHYLLSISLNSTSKFTARILPTLLDYLEKKKELPQRIVFSLAALLSFYRGEREDDAAVLDWFAASWRAVDEQKMTLQQFVESCLSNEGIWGMNLTSVAGLTELVTDNLKQIEQAGIREAMMSVKKEWIS, encoded by the coding sequence GTGGAGAAATTAAGTAGAAAAATAGGCAAAGACTATCCTGTCTATCCTGAAAAGGTCCTTCAGTTTGGAGAAGGGAATTTCTTACGCGCCTTTGTCGATTGGCAGTTATATGTTCTGAATAAGGAAACCAATTTTAACGGAAGTGTGGTGGTTGTTCAGCCAAAGGGAACGAATAAAATTGTCGGACTCAATGAACAAGAGGGCTTATTTACTTTATACCTGCAAGGAATGAAAGAGAATAAAGCCGTTAATGAACATATGATCGTTGATACGATTAGCAGAGGCATTGATTTGTTTACTGATTATCACCAATATATCGAATTAGCACACAGTGAAGAGCTGCGATTCGTTATTTCGAATACAACCGAAGCAGGGATTTATTTTGAACCGAAGGACAGGTTAGAAGACCGGCCGCAGATTAGTTTTCCAGGAAAACTAACAGCGTTCTTATACCACCGTTTTCAAGCATTCAACGGAGATCAGCAAAAAGGCTGTATTGTGATTCCTTGTGAATTAATTGAAGAGAACGGAATTAAGTTGAGAGAAATCGTTCTTCAATATGCAGAGCTCTGGAATCTGGGTGAAGAGTTTGTTTCATGGATTATGCAAAACAACACATTTTGTAATAGTTTAGTAGACCGTATCGTACCTGGTTTCCCAAAAGACAATATTGATGAAATTACAGAAGAGTTAGGGTATCAAGACGATTTAGTCGTGGTCGGCGAACAGTACCATCAGTGGGTGATTGAAGGTCCGCAGTGGATTAAGGATGAATTCCCCATTGATCAAGTGGCTTTAAACACGTTTATTGTCGATGATTTAACGCCTTACCGTACACAAAAAGTGAGGATTTTAAATGGGGCTCATACAGCGATGACCCCGATTGGTTATTTAGCTGGATTGGAAACGGTAGCAGAAGCGGTGGAGGACGAGGAAGTCGGCCGTTATATTCATGAACTGATTTATGAAGAAATTGTGCCGACGCTCAACTCTGATGTAAAGGTGTTCGCTAATGATGTAATTAATCGGTTTAGAAATCCATACTTTAAGCATTATTTACTAAGCATAAGCTTAAATTCAACCTCTAAATTTACAGCGAGGATTTTACCAACTCTCTTGGATTACCTAGAGAAGAAAAAAGAACTGCCGCAGCGAATCGTTTTTTCCTTAGCCGCCTTATTAAGCTTTTATCGGGGGGAAAGAGAAGACGATGCAGCTGTGCTAGACTGGTTTGCCGCATCATGGAGAGCAGTGGATGAGCAAAAGATGACACTCCAGCAATTTGTCGAAAGCTGTCTGAGTAACGAAGGTATTTGGGGAATGAATTTAACCAGCGTAGCCGGTCTAACGGAATTGGTGACAGACAACCTGAAGCAGATTGAACAAGCTGGAATAAGAGAGGCAATGATGAGTGTCAAAAAGGAGTGGATTTCATGA